A stretch of the Montipora foliosa isolate CH-2021 unplaced genomic scaffold, ASM3666993v2 scaffold_458, whole genome shotgun sequence genome encodes the following:
- the LOC137989394 gene encoding proto-oncogene tyrosine-protein kinase receptor Ret-like isoform X2, which translates to MHVYSSTRIIASLNDAPNILASPKTVSLTVNKGTKIRLWCEADGNPKPQFVWHKNSDIISSGFISSGNSSILTLHHAGEEEFARFVCTAKNRIGWDALTFNVHREKEPPAKQYTEPHTEAGTVPRLLAAASKPSNTDNEKSQVLLYASVSGAVVLIAFFVLLMTLIYRRRSNNGRKNDSPDRANTHPITQRVINPMFSGALEWEIPQENLNIEKVIGRGAFGVVSRALAWDIAGKSGWTVVAVKSVQEDASQREKRDLLSELLLLKSLDPHPHVIQLYGCVSTEDRPLVVVEYAQYGDLLGYLRRSRGVQDNYYSDPSVKPGSTLTSRQLLKFAWEISDGMHYVSMKKIIHRDLAARNVLVGEDEVCKITDFGMARDVQEDDIYVRTHEGRLPIKWTAPEALFGSGAYTTSSDVWSYGVVLYEIFTVGGDPFPGVLMRDIPALLENGYRMSRPKYINSQLYETMTECWENDPSKRPDFGSLKATFHKLMEEEEQEYVNLEELFYENVLPSSC; encoded by the exons atgcatgtgtattcatcgacgagaATCATTGCATCGCTGAATG ATGCACCCAACATACTTGCGTCACCCAAGACTGTCTCCTTAACTGTGAATAAGGGAACGAAGATAAGACTTTGGTGTGAGGCAGATGGAAATCCTAAACCACAGTTTGTTTGGCACAAGAACTCCGACATTATCAGCTCTGGTTTTATTAGTTCAGGGAATTCGAGTATTTTGACTCTGCATCATGCAGGTGAAGAAGAATTTGCTCGCTTTGTGTGCACTGCGAAGAACAGAATAGGATGGGACGCATTGACATTCAACGTGCACCGCGAAAAAG aaCCGCCTGCAAAACAATACACAGAACCACATACTGAAGCGGGAACAGTACCACGTCTTTTAGCAGCAGCTAGCAAGCCTAGTAATACAG ATAACGAGAAAAGCCAAGTCCTCTTGTATGCTTCAGTATCTGGTGCTGTTGTCCTGATTGCATTTTTCGTTCTGCTTATGACCTTAATATATAGACGGCGGTCAAATAACGGAAGAAAGA atgaCAGCCCCGACAGAGCAAACAC TCACCCTATCACTCAACGAGTTATAAACCCCATGTTCTCTGGAGCTCTCGAGTGGGAAATACCGCAAGAAAACCTGAATATCGAGAAAGTGATCGGGCGTGGAGCCTTTGGTGTGGTGTCACGTGCTTTGGCCTGGGATATCGCTGGAAAGTCTGGGTGGACTGTAGTCGCTGTTAAGAGCGTCCAAG AGGACGCTTCACAAAGGGAGAAAAGAGATTTGTTATCTGAGTTACTACTCCTTAAAAGCCTTGACCCTCACCCCCATGTCATTCAGTTGTATGGATGTGTCAGCACTGAAG ATCGTCCTCTGGTTGTGGTGGAGTATGCACAGTATGGGGACTTGCTTGGTTACCTGAGGAGGAGCCGAGGGGTACAGGATAACTATTACAGTGACCCTTCAGTTAAACCAGGTTCCACTCTCACCTCAAGACAGCTGTTAAAGTTTGCCTGGGAAATCAGTGACGGAATGCACTATGTCTCGATGAAAAAG ATTATCCATCGTGACCTTGCTGCAAGAAATGTGTTGGTCGGAGAGGATGAAGTGTGCAAGATCACTGATTTTGGGATGGCAAGAGACGTCCAAGAAGATGACATTTATGTTCGCACGCACGAG GGTCGTCTTCCAATCAAGTGGACAGCCCCAGAAGCTTTGTTTGGCAGCGGAGCCTACACAACTTCCAGTGATGT GTGGAGCTATGGAGTGGTATTATACGAAATATTTACCGTTG GTGGTGATCCTTTTCCTGGTGTCTTGATGAGGGATATTCCAGCCTTGCTGGAGAATGGCTATCGAATGTCTCGCCCTAAATACATCAACTCGCAACT TTATGAGACCATGACTGAGTGCTGGGAAAACGATCCATCCAAAAGGCCAGACTTTGGGTCCCTGAAGGCTACTTTCCACAAGCTGATGGAGGAGGAAGAACAG GAATACGTCAACCTGGAGGAGCTTTTCTACGAAAATGTACTGCCATCCAGTTGCTAG
- the LOC137989394 gene encoding proto-oncogene tyrosine-protein kinase receptor Ret-like isoform X1: MHVYSSTRIIASLNDAPNILASPKTVSLTVNKGTKIRLWCEADGNPKPQFVWHKNSDIISSGFISSGNSSILTLHHAGEEEFARFVCTAKNRIGWDALTFNVHREKEPPAKQYTEPHTEAGTVPRLLAAASKPSNTDNEKSQVLLYASVSGAVVLIAFFVLLMTLIYRRRSNNGRKKGRKHDAGMLADSELLMDLQTNAFYPTGQPLCVYGGKDDSPDRANTHPITQRVINPMFSGALEWEIPQENLNIEKVIGRGAFGVVSRALAWDIAGKSGWTVVAVKSVQEDASQREKRDLLSELLLLKSLDPHPHVIQLYGCVSTEDRPLVVVEYAQYGDLLGYLRRSRGVQDNYYSDPSVKPGSTLTSRQLLKFAWEISDGMHYVSMKKIIHRDLAARNVLVGEDEVCKITDFGMARDVQEDDIYVRTHEGRLPIKWTAPEALFGSGAYTTSSDVWSYGVVLYEIFTVGGDPFPGVLMRDIPALLENGYRMSRPKYINSQLYETMTECWENDPSKRPDFGSLKATFHKLMEEEEQEYVNLEELFYENVLPSSC, translated from the exons atgcatgtgtattcatcgacgagaATCATTGCATCGCTGAATG ATGCACCCAACATACTTGCGTCACCCAAGACTGTCTCCTTAACTGTGAATAAGGGAACGAAGATAAGACTTTGGTGTGAGGCAGATGGAAATCCTAAACCACAGTTTGTTTGGCACAAGAACTCCGACATTATCAGCTCTGGTTTTATTAGTTCAGGGAATTCGAGTATTTTGACTCTGCATCATGCAGGTGAAGAAGAATTTGCTCGCTTTGTGTGCACTGCGAAGAACAGAATAGGATGGGACGCATTGACATTCAACGTGCACCGCGAAAAAG aaCCGCCTGCAAAACAATACACAGAACCACATACTGAAGCGGGAACAGTACCACGTCTTTTAGCAGCAGCTAGCAAGCCTAGTAATACAG ATAACGAGAAAAGCCAAGTCCTCTTGTATGCTTCAGTATCTGGTGCTGTTGTCCTGATTGCATTTTTCGTTCTGCTTATGACCTTAATATATAGACGGCGGTCAAATAACGGAAGAAAGA aaggaagaaaacatgATGCTGGGATGTTGGCAGACTCTGAACTGCTAATGGATCTTCAGACGAATGCCTTCTATCCAACTGGACAGCCCTTATGTGTCTATGGAGGTAAAG atgaCAGCCCCGACAGAGCAAACAC TCACCCTATCACTCAACGAGTTATAAACCCCATGTTCTCTGGAGCTCTCGAGTGGGAAATACCGCAAGAAAACCTGAATATCGAGAAAGTGATCGGGCGTGGAGCCTTTGGTGTGGTGTCACGTGCTTTGGCCTGGGATATCGCTGGAAAGTCTGGGTGGACTGTAGTCGCTGTTAAGAGCGTCCAAG AGGACGCTTCACAAAGGGAGAAAAGAGATTTGTTATCTGAGTTACTACTCCTTAAAAGCCTTGACCCTCACCCCCATGTCATTCAGTTGTATGGATGTGTCAGCACTGAAG ATCGTCCTCTGGTTGTGGTGGAGTATGCACAGTATGGGGACTTGCTTGGTTACCTGAGGAGGAGCCGAGGGGTACAGGATAACTATTACAGTGACCCTTCAGTTAAACCAGGTTCCACTCTCACCTCAAGACAGCTGTTAAAGTTTGCCTGGGAAATCAGTGACGGAATGCACTATGTCTCGATGAAAAAG ATTATCCATCGTGACCTTGCTGCAAGAAATGTGTTGGTCGGAGAGGATGAAGTGTGCAAGATCACTGATTTTGGGATGGCAAGAGACGTCCAAGAAGATGACATTTATGTTCGCACGCACGAG GGTCGTCTTCCAATCAAGTGGACAGCCCCAGAAGCTTTGTTTGGCAGCGGAGCCTACACAACTTCCAGTGATGT GTGGAGCTATGGAGTGGTATTATACGAAATATTTACCGTTG GTGGTGATCCTTTTCCTGGTGTCTTGATGAGGGATATTCCAGCCTTGCTGGAGAATGGCTATCGAATGTCTCGCCCTAAATACATCAACTCGCAACT TTATGAGACCATGACTGAGTGCTGGGAAAACGATCCATCCAAAAGGCCAGACTTTGGGTCCCTGAAGGCTACTTTCCACAAGCTGATGGAGGAGGAAGAACAG GAATACGTCAACCTGGAGGAGCTTTTCTACGAAAATGTACTGCCATCCAGTTGCTAG
- the LOC137989394 gene encoding proto-oncogene tyrosine-protein kinase receptor Ret-like isoform X3: MHVYSSTRIIASLNDAPNILASPKTVSLTVNKGTKIRLWCEADGNPKPQFVWHKNSDIISSGFISSGNSSILTLHHAGEEEFARFVCTAKNRIGWDALTFNVHREKEPPAKQYTEPHTEAGTVPRLLAAASKPSNTDNEKSQVLLYASVSGAVVLIAFFVLLMTLIYRRRSNNGRKKGRKHDAGMLADSELLMDLQTNAFYPTGQPLCVYGGKDDSPDRANTHPITQRVINPMFSGALEWEIPQENLNIEKVIGRGAFGVVSRALAWDIAGKSGWTVVAVKSVQDRPLVVVEYAQYGDLLGYLRRSRGVQDNYYSDPSVKPGSTLTSRQLLKFAWEISDGMHYVSMKKIIHRDLAARNVLVGEDEVCKITDFGMARDVQEDDIYVRTHEGRLPIKWTAPEALFGSGAYTTSSDVWSYGVVLYEIFTVGGDPFPGVLMRDIPALLENGYRMSRPKYINSQLYETMTECWENDPSKRPDFGSLKATFHKLMEEEEQEYVNLEELFYENVLPSSC, translated from the exons atgcatgtgtattcatcgacgagaATCATTGCATCGCTGAATG ATGCACCCAACATACTTGCGTCACCCAAGACTGTCTCCTTAACTGTGAATAAGGGAACGAAGATAAGACTTTGGTGTGAGGCAGATGGAAATCCTAAACCACAGTTTGTTTGGCACAAGAACTCCGACATTATCAGCTCTGGTTTTATTAGTTCAGGGAATTCGAGTATTTTGACTCTGCATCATGCAGGTGAAGAAGAATTTGCTCGCTTTGTGTGCACTGCGAAGAACAGAATAGGATGGGACGCATTGACATTCAACGTGCACCGCGAAAAAG aaCCGCCTGCAAAACAATACACAGAACCACATACTGAAGCGGGAACAGTACCACGTCTTTTAGCAGCAGCTAGCAAGCCTAGTAATACAG ATAACGAGAAAAGCCAAGTCCTCTTGTATGCTTCAGTATCTGGTGCTGTTGTCCTGATTGCATTTTTCGTTCTGCTTATGACCTTAATATATAGACGGCGGTCAAATAACGGAAGAAAGA aaggaagaaaacatgATGCTGGGATGTTGGCAGACTCTGAACTGCTAATGGATCTTCAGACGAATGCCTTCTATCCAACTGGACAGCCCTTATGTGTCTATGGAGGTAAAG atgaCAGCCCCGACAGAGCAAACAC TCACCCTATCACTCAACGAGTTATAAACCCCATGTTCTCTGGAGCTCTCGAGTGGGAAATACCGCAAGAAAACCTGAATATCGAGAAAGTGATCGGGCGTGGAGCCTTTGGTGTGGTGTCACGTGCTTTGGCCTGGGATATCGCTGGAAAGTCTGGGTGGACTGTAGTCGCTGTTAAGAGCGTCCAAG ATCGTCCTCTGGTTGTGGTGGAGTATGCACAGTATGGGGACTTGCTTGGTTACCTGAGGAGGAGCCGAGGGGTACAGGATAACTATTACAGTGACCCTTCAGTTAAACCAGGTTCCACTCTCACCTCAAGACAGCTGTTAAAGTTTGCCTGGGAAATCAGTGACGGAATGCACTATGTCTCGATGAAAAAG ATTATCCATCGTGACCTTGCTGCAAGAAATGTGTTGGTCGGAGAGGATGAAGTGTGCAAGATCACTGATTTTGGGATGGCAAGAGACGTCCAAGAAGATGACATTTATGTTCGCACGCACGAG GGTCGTCTTCCAATCAAGTGGACAGCCCCAGAAGCTTTGTTTGGCAGCGGAGCCTACACAACTTCCAGTGATGT GTGGAGCTATGGAGTGGTATTATACGAAATATTTACCGTTG GTGGTGATCCTTTTCCTGGTGTCTTGATGAGGGATATTCCAGCCTTGCTGGAGAATGGCTATCGAATGTCTCGCCCTAAATACATCAACTCGCAACT TTATGAGACCATGACTGAGTGCTGGGAAAACGATCCATCCAAAAGGCCAGACTTTGGGTCCCTGAAGGCTACTTTCCACAAGCTGATGGAGGAGGAAGAACAG GAATACGTCAACCTGGAGGAGCTTTTCTACGAAAATGTACTGCCATCCAGTTGCTAG
- the LOC137989424 gene encoding uncharacterized protein — MIAEDKDLNRPKYKPRQSTISNETDANQFEDIEEASSFWRHAWSEGGTGNRNATWLEDVREAINKYVPPPSNENFVLESTEAVKTIMKKRNWSAPGPDRIANYWWKKAHALHEGVTKSFQAIGQSPSEYPMRFAEGKTTLIPKPGEFSSSNQRPITCLNTMYKWFTSCLLGPMDLHLNEYGLMEGEQRGAKSGCNGTVDNLLIDRMVTQDCDRGKRNLNMAWIDVKKALTQLTMNGLLR; from the coding sequence ATGATAGCGGAAGATAAGGATCTAAACAGACCTAAGTACAAACCTCGCCAGAGCACTATCAGTAATGAAACAGATGCCAATCAGTTTGAAGACATCGAAGAAGCAAGCTCATTTTGGAGGCACGCGTGGAGTGAAGGAGGAACAGGAAACAGAAATGCTACCTGGCTTGAGGATGTAAGAGAGGCAATTAATAAATATGTCCCACCACCTTCAAATGAGAATTTTGTCCTTGAATCAACTGAAGCAGTGAAAACTATCATGAAGAAAAGAAATTGGAGCGCTCCAGGGCCAGATAGAATTGCCAACTATTGGTGGAAGAAAGCACATGCGCTGCATGAGGGTGTGACCAAATCGTTCCAAGCCATCGGCCAGAGTCCTTCTGAATACCCCATGCGGTTTGCCGAGGGAAAAACGACGTTGATCCCTAAGCCAGGAGAATTCTCAAGTAGCAACCAAAGACCAATTACCTGCTTGAACACTATGTATAAGTGGTTTACATCATGCTTATTAGGACCAATGGATCTTCACCTAAATGAATATGGCCTAATGGAGGGAGAACAGAGAGGCGCCAAATCAGGATGCAATGGCACTGTTGATAACCTGCTCATTGATAGAATGGTCACACAAGACTGTGACAGAGGGAAACGTAACTTGAACATGGCCTGGATTGATGTCAAGAAAGCTTTGACTCAGTTGACCATGAATGGCTTGCTGAGATGA